One segment of Candidatus Zixiibacteriota bacterium DNA contains the following:
- a CDS encoding peptidylprolyl isomerase: MRRLVFLAAVAWLLSAAALLADNRARLLALAIAEDERLLDPESLTVWSEDPDTLLRRRTAYVIGIVGDTAGIPALQTLLWDNNTRVRAEAVFAAGQLASPTLLKDVLVQMSKGSSATAVLCVDAISKMGTDEASTRLCTIAADTTRALELRAAAARSLFRLRDQSSADLLAKLAAKDQPRELREAAFYALSRRRTEGLAPLWREGLADPNENIRIYAADAMARNADSAFAGLLVGSAIGEEWRTQYHMIDAAARLGMNATTDHFLGNFAWIDNPYVLVAALRCIGSPGAGDFLNEAAQSNNPAIAAEALLALVRLNAAVARGTVTDFSYSMIAARRQAAAQACGLLREEGARAILLRLLHDEIPLVRGEALEQIFALGDSAFTRSSLELALSDSDLIPITIVGEKIVADSLTQYLPRLTERYFNSLSDDVSESILGTLIQLADSSMAGPSLSEVANSAMQSENFFIRRAGRDLAAQLGLPVPETRDHFVSVITARNYDEIYHPAKSRPHVEIETSRGTILLELYPDVAPKTVYNFLKLAAAGFYNRKTWHRVVPDFVIQDGCPRGDGWGGPGYAIRCEYNALPFLAGTLGMATSGKDTGGSQYFICQSPQPHLDGRYTVFGQVLAGMDIVLSIQPGDQVVEVREIPY, from the coding sequence ATGCGCCGCTTGGTCTTTCTTGCCGCCGTTGCTTGGCTGCTTTCTGCCGCAGCGCTCCTCGCCGACAACCGCGCGCGGCTTTTGGCATTGGCAATTGCCGAAGATGAACGCCTGCTCGATCCCGAGTCCCTCACCGTCTGGTCGGAGGACCCCGACACCCTTCTGCGCCGGCGCACAGCCTACGTCATCGGCATCGTTGGCGACACCGCCGGTATCCCCGCGCTGCAGACTTTGCTCTGGGACAACAATACCCGCGTCCGCGCTGAGGCTGTCTTCGCGGCCGGACAACTCGCTTCTCCCACTCTGCTCAAAGACGTCCTGGTGCAGATGTCCAAAGGCTCTTCTGCAACCGCGGTGCTATGCGTTGATGCCATCAGCAAGATGGGTACCGACGAGGCGTCGACGCGCTTATGCACCATCGCCGCTGACACCACCCGCGCTCTGGAACTGCGCGCCGCGGCCGCCAGGTCGCTGTTCCGCCTGCGTGACCAATCCTCCGCCGACCTGCTGGCGAAATTGGCCGCCAAGGATCAACCGCGCGAATTGCGGGAAGCCGCCTTCTACGCCCTTTCGCGGCGACGTACCGAAGGTCTCGCTCCGTTGTGGCGGGAGGGTCTGGCTGATCCCAACGAAAACATCAGAATCTATGCCGCCGACGCGATGGCGCGTAACGCCGACTCCGCTTTCGCCGGATTGCTCGTCGGCTCGGCGATCGGGGAAGAATGGCGCACCCAGTATCACATGATCGATGCCGCCGCACGCCTCGGCATGAATGCCACCACCGATCACTTCCTTGGCAATTTCGCCTGGATCGATAATCCCTACGTCCTGGTCGCGGCGCTTCGCTGTATCGGCAGCCCCGGTGCCGGTGATTTTCTCAACGAGGCGGCGCAAAGCAACAATCCGGCAATCGCCGCCGAAGCGCTGCTGGCCTTGGTCCGCCTCAACGCCGCGGTGGCACGCGGAACCGTGACGGACTTCTCCTATTCGATGATCGCGGCTCGCCGCCAGGCCGCCGCTCAGGCCTGCGGCCTGCTACGCGAAGAGGGCGCCCGCGCCATTCTCCTCCGCCTCCTGCACGACGAAATCCCGCTCGTGCGCGGCGAAGCGCTCGAACAGATCTTCGCCCTCGGTGATTCGGCTTTCACCCGCAGCAGTCTCGAACTGGCGCTCAGCGACTCCGACCTCATCCCCATCACCATTGTCGGCGAAAAGATCGTCGCCGATTCGCTCACTCAATATTTGCCGCGCCTCACGGAGCGGTATTTCAATTCGCTCTCCGACGATGTCAGCGAGTCAATCCTGGGGACGCTGATCCAACTGGCTGACTCCTCGATGGCGGGCCCGTCGCTCAGCGAAGTCGCAAATTCGGCGATGCAGTCTGAGAACTTCTTTATCCGCCGCGCCGGCCGCGATCTGGCCGCTCAGCTTGGGCTGCCGGTTCCGGAGACTCGCGATCACTTCGTCAGTGTCATCACTGCGCGCAACTATGATGAAATCTATCACCCGGCCAAGTCGCGACCGCACGTCGAGATCGAAACCTCGCGCGGCACAATTCTGCTGGAATTATATCCCGATGTCGCGCCCAAAACGGTGTACAACTTTCTGAAGCTGGCGGCGGCCGGATTCTACAATCGCAAAACTTGGCACCGTGTGGTGCCCGACTTCGTTATCCAGGACGGCTGCCCGCGCGGCGACGGCTGGGGCGGGCCGGGCTACGCGATTCGCTGCGAATACAACGCGCTGCCGTTCCTGGCCGGTACGCTCGGCATGGCGACCTCTGGCAAGGACACCGGCGGCAGCCAGTACTTCATCTGTCAGTCGCCCCAGCCGCATCTCGACGGCCGTTACACGGTCTTCGGCCAGGTGCTGGCCGGCATGGACATCGTGCTCTCAATCCAGCCCGGCGATCAGGTCGTCGAAGTGCGGGAAATTCCGTACTAA
- a CDS encoding S8 family serine peptidase produces the protein MSVFCRFLLVGLLVIGGPGSYSSTLGAKISDALLDQLTHAAPDDQVSVLAFFKDQLDIKQVQAQYKLSAFTRQAAHSLLITELERFADEKQSSVRELLAQARTSGNVSLVESYWIANAMKVTATKSIIERLAQRPDIEAIIPDVPPTALANPNQVETVLASQAGSSPGLDAIGAREMWQMGYTGQGRLIASFDTGVDGTHPALASSWRGLTHPGQQSWFDPVYQNETPTWDPAMSDPGKHGTHTMGVMVGKNDATGDTTGVAFGAQWISARVVDIPGANYLQAFQWAADPDGNPNTIEDVPDALNNSWGFKQSVLDCSDVFWQVIDNLEALGTVVVFACGNEGPNSATIRNPANRATSPINTFSVGATDTLGEVVWISSSRGPSDCNGTSIKPEVVAPGQAVRTTTPWSGTSYYTLVSGTSFAAPHVAGAVALLRQYNPNATADEIKLALLNTATDIGTLGEDNSAGMGLINIPAALAALPPNDETNIYVKAVEHSPIQPGMTLEVRVTLRNSGLGVLGVSGTLANPESGLTIDEGSSVFGNLPLNATADNSADPFVVQFANNLVDGTQVAVDLLISGGGGAYQKTLRLYFTVGAGLVKSRYTHSSDSIQFTISNYGSYGLAPGSASNQGGVGFLFPKTGINNLYQCGLLIGNSALGVSDGITNEINSIDEDFSVAPGGNLTTTVNGILGDRETYSRFHDDLARRPLGITVEQRTASFLGALDANYVIMEYAIVNDNDTALNDLYVALYFDWDFPPNSGQDRAGYVADLDLGYMWRNNYLDYRGTAVLNPEGVSSYYIIPNSEVIYDGVSEAEKYQMLTLHDADTINILPDRSYSIATGPFNLAPGASDTAAFAIIGARTLNELKGYAQRAKSIYRQATPVEDDDLPLPGDFALAQNYPNPFNPMTQIEFALPRAGAVRLEVINTLGQSVATLLDADRPAGTHIVQWYGLDDSGNEVASGVYFYRLTTAQRTEVRKMMLLK, from the coding sequence ATGAGTGTCTTCTGTCGTTTTCTGCTTGTGGGCCTGCTCGTCATCGGGGGGCCTGGCTCCTACTCAAGCACCCTTGGCGCAAAAATCTCCGACGCTCTGCTCGACCAGCTGACTCACGCAGCTCCGGACGACCAGGTCTCCGTTCTCGCTTTCTTCAAAGACCAGCTCGATATCAAGCAGGTGCAGGCTCAATATAAACTCAGCGCTTTTACCCGTCAGGCGGCACATTCGCTCCTCATTACAGAATTGGAGCGCTTTGCCGACGAGAAGCAATCCTCCGTTCGTGAATTGCTGGCTCAGGCTCGGACCTCCGGCAATGTCTCTCTTGTGGAATCCTACTGGATCGCCAATGCCATGAAGGTCACCGCGACTAAGTCGATCATCGAGCGGTTGGCACAACGCCCTGATATTGAAGCAATTATACCTGACGTCCCGCCGACGGCACTGGCCAATCCCAATCAGGTCGAGACTGTCCTCGCTTCTCAGGCTGGATCGTCCCCCGGACTTGATGCAATCGGAGCCCGCGAAATGTGGCAGATGGGGTATACGGGACAGGGAAGACTCATCGCCTCATTTGATACTGGTGTGGACGGAACGCATCCGGCACTCGCTTCGTCCTGGCGTGGCCTGACACATCCCGGTCAGCAGTCTTGGTTTGACCCCGTCTATCAGAATGAAACCCCCACCTGGGATCCCGCAATGAGCGATCCCGGCAAGCACGGCACTCACACCATGGGCGTCATGGTCGGGAAGAACGACGCCACCGGCGATACCACCGGCGTTGCTTTCGGCGCCCAATGGATTAGCGCCCGCGTCGTCGATATCCCCGGCGCCAACTACCTCCAGGCATTTCAGTGGGCCGCCGATCCCGATGGCAATCCCAACACCATCGAGGATGTCCCCGATGCGCTCAATAACTCCTGGGGCTTCAAACAAAGCGTTCTTGATTGTTCCGATGTCTTCTGGCAAGTGATCGACAACCTCGAAGCGCTCGGCACGGTTGTAGTCTTTGCCTGCGGCAATGAGGGTCCCAACTCCGCCACCATTCGCAATCCCGCCAACCGTGCGACCTCGCCGATCAATACCTTCTCGGTCGGCGCTACCGATACCTTGGGCGAAGTTGTCTGGATCAGTTCCAGCCGTGGTCCGTCCGATTGTAACGGCACCTCGATCAAGCCGGAAGTTGTCGCCCCCGGTCAGGCGGTCCGCACGACTACTCCGTGGAGCGGTACGTCGTACTACACTCTGGTCTCCGGCACGTCCTTCGCAGCACCCCATGTCGCCGGCGCCGTCGCGCTTCTGCGGCAATACAATCCCAATGCCACCGCGGATGAAATCAAACTGGCGCTCCTGAATACGGCTACCGATATCGGCACCCTCGGCGAGGACAATTCCGCCGGCATGGGACTCATCAATATCCCCGCCGCGCTGGCCGCGCTCCCGCCGAACGATGAAACCAACATTTACGTCAAGGCGGTCGAGCACAGCCCGATTCAACCTGGCATGACCTTGGAAGTGCGCGTCACTCTCCGCAATTCCGGCCTCGGCGTGCTCGGGGTTTCCGGAACCCTCGCGAACCCCGAATCCGGCTTGACCATTGACGAGGGCTCCTCCGTTTTCGGCAACCTGCCGCTGAACGCCACGGCCGACAACTCTGCCGATCCCTTCGTCGTGCAATTCGCCAACAACCTCGTCGACGGCACCCAGGTGGCGGTTGACCTGCTCATCAGCGGCGGCGGCGGTGCGTACCAGAAGACTCTGCGCCTCTACTTCACCGTCGGAGCCGGATTGGTCAAGTCGCGCTATACGCATAGCTCCGACAGCATTCAATTTACGATCTCCAACTACGGCAGCTACGGCCTGGCGCCCGGCTCCGCCAGCAATCAGGGCGGTGTCGGCTTTCTGTTCCCCAAGACCGGCATCAACAATCTCTATCAATGCGGTCTGCTGATCGGCAACAGCGCTCTCGGCGTCTCGGACGGAATCACCAACGAAATCAACTCGATCGACGAAGACTTCTCCGTGGCTCCCGGCGGCAACCTGACCACAACTGTCAACGGCATCCTCGGCGATCGCGAAACCTACTCCCGCTTCCACGATGATCTGGCCCGCCGTCCCTTGGGCATCACGGTCGAACAGCGCACCGCCAGCTTCCTCGGCGCACTCGACGCCAACTACGTAATCATGGAATATGCCATCGTCAACGACAACGATACGGCACTCAATGACCTCTACGTCGCTCTCTACTTCGACTGGGATTTCCCGCCCAATTCCGGACAGGATCGTGCCGGTTATGTCGCCGATCTCGATCTCGGCTATATGTGGCGGAACAACTACCTCGACTATCGCGGCACCGCCGTACTCAATCCCGAAGGTGTTTCGTCATACTACATCATCCCGAACTCCGAGGTGATCTACGACGGCGTCAGCGAGGCGGAGAAGTATCAGATGCTGACGCTCCACGACGCCGACACCATCAACATCCTTCCCGACCGTTCCTACTCGATCGCCACCGGCCCGTTCAACCTTGCTCCCGGTGCCTCGGATACCGCCGCCTTCGCCATCATTGGCGCGCGCACGCTCAACGAACTCAAGGGCTACGCGCAGCGGGCGAAGTCCATCTATCGTCAGGCTACGCCGGTGGAAGACGACGACCTTCCGCTGCCGGGCGACTTTGCCCTGGCGCAAAACTACCCGAATCCTTTCAATCCGATGACGCAAATCGAATTTGCCCTGCCGCGTGCCGGCGCCGTGCGCCTCGAAGTGATCAACACGCTCGGGCAATCTGTCGCCACCTTGCTGGATGCCGACCGTCCCGCCGGCACTCACATCGTCCAATGGTACGGCCTCGACGATTCCGGCAACGAGGTTGCCTCCGGCGTTTACTTCTACCGCTTAACTACGGCTCAGCGGACGGAAGTGCGCAAGATGATGCTGCTCAAGTAG
- a CDS encoding heavy metal-binding domain-containing protein: MIITTTPSVEGRPVREYLGVVAGEAVMGANIVKDLFATVTDIVGGRSATYENELIKARHIALKEMQDEAAKLGGNAVVGVDIDYEVIRQGMLLVTASGTAVKI, encoded by the coding sequence GTGATTATCACGACCACACCATCAGTCGAAGGACGCCCCGTCCGCGAATATCTTGGCGTCGTCGCCGGGGAAGCAGTCATGGGAGCGAATATCGTCAAGGATCTCTTCGCTACCGTCACCGATATCGTCGGCGGTCGCTCGGCAACCTACGAAAACGAGCTCATCAAGGCGCGCCATATCGCCCTCAAAGAAATGCAGGATGAAGCCGCCAAGCTCGGCGGCAACGCCGTCGTCGGCGTCGACATCGATTATGAGGTCATCCGCCAGGGAATGCTGCTGGTGACCGCATCGGGTACCGCCGTCAAGATTTGA
- a CDS encoding M61 family metallopeptidase, with amino-acid sequence MNWLRSGRVPTAALMLLLATAVAVKAQAHAGTIRLAVDASEAPRRIIHAVEIIPVASGPLTLRYPKWIPGEHAPSGPIADLVSVRISAAGQALLWRREPADMYAINLTVPTGSDSIEVMLDFVTPPPQTAGFTSGASATLELAVINWNQIVLYPDSQPSDSIVCAPSIKLPAGWKFATALEQESSTGAVVAFRPVNLTTLVDSPLLTGAHFRRIDISPAVGESHFIDLIADGEAALAMPEWQVAAYKRLVLEESAMFGARHYNQYDFLVSLSSQIANFGLEHHQCSDDRMPARAVIDSSLQRLWSSLLPHEFAYSWNGKYRRPADLGGADFQAPMSGNLLWVYEGFTTYLGEVLAARSGLASAEDFREELALLAARLSHLPGRTWRSLQDDADAAQILYGSRADWQSLRRTVDFYDESYLIWLEADVLVRTQTGGQKSLDDFCRSFFGGRDSGPALATYHRADVIAALNAIYTYDWDDFFSQRLESVAAQAPLAGIEQGGWKLVYRELAGPLQEAVENTNHSIDARYSLGLDLKEDGTLVDVIPESPAARAGLAPGMKLVAIDGRRFSKEIFRDMMKVAKTSKDPIELLASDGDFFRSYEVDYHAGEKYPWLERDVSKPDVLAEIIKPIAQR; translated from the coding sequence ATGAACTGGTTACGCTCCGGTCGTGTGCCAACAGCAGCGCTAATGCTACTGCTGGCGACAGCCGTGGCTGTCAAAGCCCAGGCACACGCAGGAACAATCCGGCTCGCGGTAGACGCGTCCGAAGCGCCACGGAGAATTATCCACGCCGTCGAGATCATTCCCGTAGCGTCGGGGCCTCTGACACTTCGTTATCCGAAGTGGATTCCTGGAGAGCATGCTCCCAGCGGGCCGATCGCCGATCTGGTGTCGGTGCGCATTTCCGCGGCGGGACAAGCCCTGTTGTGGCGGCGCGAGCCCGCTGATATGTATGCAATCAATCTCACGGTGCCGACAGGATCAGACAGCATCGAAGTGATGCTGGACTTTGTAACTCCGCCGCCGCAGACGGCCGGATTCACTTCCGGTGCATCGGCGACCCTGGAGCTGGCTGTGATCAACTGGAACCAAATCGTCCTCTATCCTGACTCACAGCCAAGTGACAGCATTGTTTGCGCTCCGAGTATCAAACTCCCGGCCGGCTGGAAATTCGCGACTGCGCTCGAACAGGAATCTTCCACAGGGGCGGTCGTTGCGTTTCGACCCGTCAACCTGACGACTCTGGTGGATTCGCCGCTTCTGACCGGTGCACACTTTCGACGCATCGACATTTCACCGGCAGTGGGCGAATCCCATTTCATCGACCTCATTGCCGACGGTGAAGCCGCGCTGGCAATGCCGGAGTGGCAAGTCGCCGCATACAAGCGACTGGTGCTGGAGGAAAGTGCGATGTTTGGAGCCCGGCACTACAACCAGTATGACTTTCTCGTCTCGCTCAGCAGTCAGATTGCCAACTTTGGTCTCGAACATCATCAGTGCAGCGACGACCGCATGCCGGCACGTGCCGTGATCGACAGCAGTCTGCAGCGCCTCTGGTCCAGTTTGTTGCCGCATGAATTTGCGTACTCGTGGAACGGCAAGTATCGCCGCCCCGCCGACCTCGGTGGCGCGGATTTCCAAGCCCCGATGAGCGGGAACCTGCTGTGGGTTTACGAGGGCTTCACGACCTATCTGGGGGAAGTTCTGGCCGCGCGCTCAGGACTCGCGTCAGCAGAGGATTTCCGCGAGGAATTGGCGCTGCTGGCGGCTCGCCTGAGTCATCTCCCGGGCCGGACGTGGCGCTCGCTGCAAGATGATGCCGACGCGGCGCAAATCCTTTACGGATCTCGCGCGGACTGGCAGTCACTGCGCCGCACCGTTGATTTTTATGACGAGAGCTACTTGATCTGGCTTGAGGCGGATGTCCTTGTACGGACCCAGACGGGCGGTCAGAAGTCATTGGATGATTTCTGCCGTTCCTTTTTCGGCGGCCGCGACAGCGGGCCAGCGCTGGCGACATACCATCGTGCCGACGTCATCGCAGCCCTCAATGCGATTTACACTTACGACTGGGACGACTTCTTCTCGCAACGACTCGAGTCCGTCGCGGCGCAGGCACCGCTGGCGGGCATTGAGCAAGGCGGCTGGAAGCTGGTATATCGGGAGCTTGCCGGCCCGCTGCAAGAAGCGGTTGAGAATACGAATCACAGCATCGACGCCAGGTATTCCCTTGGTCTCGACCTGAAAGAGGACGGCACGTTAGTTGATGTGATTCCCGAATCGCCGGCGGCCCGGGCAGGACTGGCGCCGGGAATGAAGCTCGTTGCCATTGATGGTCGCCGGTTCTCCAAGGAGATCTTCCGCGATATGATGAAGGTAGCCAAGACGAGCAAGGATCCGATCGAACTGCTGGCAAGTGACGGTGATTTCTTCCGCAGTTATGAAGTGGACTACCACGCCGGCGAGAAATATCCATGGCTTGAGCGCGATGTCAGCAAGCCGGATGTACTCGCAGAAATCATCAAGCCGATTGCCCAGAGATGA
- a CDS encoding protein kinase: MISDDDRTQEVMVLTQGTMINHYRIVRKIGSGGMGDVYLAEDTALNRRVALKFLAWNLCQSVECRARFKQEAQAAAKLGHANIVAVHEVGEFQERPFFAMEFVEGQPLDKIIESGPLAEREVIELALGICNGLRKAHESGVIHRDVKPSNIIVDHDSVPRLLDFGLAALGGTEGRGESSSILGTIGYMSPEQVQGEPSDHRSDLFSLGVVLYEAISGNSPFRGATAPATLNAIAQKTPEPLARYKADVVPELQRIVSKLLQKDPAQRYQAAAEVIDDLERLKFERQSGARVPAKTRRRRRLTIVAVVLALLAVATYAVVKHGLPGAGNSPTPRKMLAVLPFENLGAPDDEYFADGMTEEITTDLAALSGLGVISRTSSMQYKKTKKSLRQIGKELDVDYILEGTIRWERQGAESRVRINPYLIRVSDDLHLWADKYDAVLTDVFSVQSAIAHEVATALEITLLQGEQEALARKREIDPLAYEYYLKGKQYFSIAGFQQKEARLAERMQWRAIEQAPEFAEAYAELGCIYTELYWSQPNQPRQLLDSAQRMIDKAAQLAPNLPETHQARGWYYYHGRHDFDRALEEFERVIALQPNNVLAKASIAWVQRRQGKWEEATAGLESVVRLDPLDDWYQYELGMTYHCRRRYREAIAQFEKVLDLQPSHRWAYVVESWSTLNETGDLSAARAILERGRAANGRWPELTWLEVYYDLCEQKYDQALSLLTKRGDVLSPENPDSSDYHFLKGFTYALMGRLLPATTSLDSARRELESRMKASEATPSQLSSIAIVYAQLGLAEQALAAANRAVELSPVARDALSGPTSLRASAFVYATLGMKERAIETIDRLLSIPANVSVKTLRISPELRALHGDPGFETVMKKHAEDDVS; this comes from the coding sequence GTGATTTCTGACGACGACCGAACCCAGGAAGTGATGGTGCTGACGCAGGGCACCATGATCAATCACTACCGGATCGTGAGGAAGATCGGATCCGGCGGCATGGGGGACGTCTACCTCGCCGAAGACACCGCGCTCAATCGCCGGGTGGCGCTGAAGTTTCTCGCCTGGAATCTCTGTCAAAGTGTTGAATGTCGCGCGCGCTTCAAACAGGAGGCGCAAGCAGCGGCCAAGCTGGGCCACGCCAACATCGTGGCCGTGCATGAGGTGGGAGAATTTCAGGAGCGGCCGTTTTTCGCAATGGAATTCGTCGAGGGGCAGCCGCTCGACAAGATCATCGAATCCGGTCCGCTGGCGGAACGCGAGGTGATTGAGCTGGCGCTGGGCATCTGCAACGGTCTTCGGAAAGCCCACGAGTCCGGCGTGATTCATCGGGACGTCAAACCGTCCAACATCATAGTCGATCATGACAGCGTCCCGCGGCTGCTTGATTTCGGGCTGGCGGCGCTGGGTGGAACGGAAGGCCGGGGCGAGTCCAGCTCGATTCTCGGTACGATCGGCTACATGTCTCCGGAACAGGTGCAGGGGGAACCCTCCGACCACCGCTCCGACCTTTTCTCGCTGGGTGTCGTGCTCTACGAAGCGATCAGCGGCAATTCGCCGTTTCGCGGCGCGACGGCGCCGGCGACGCTGAATGCCATTGCGCAGAAGACGCCCGAGCCATTGGCTCGATATAAGGCCGACGTGGTGCCGGAACTGCAGCGCATCGTGTCGAAGCTGCTGCAGAAGGATCCGGCACAGCGCTATCAAGCGGCAGCGGAGGTGATCGACGATCTGGAGCGCCTGAAATTCGAGCGGCAGTCGGGCGCGCGCGTGCCGGCGAAGACGCGGCGAAGAAGACGGCTCACCATTGTCGCAGTGGTGCTTGCCCTGCTGGCGGTGGCGACGTACGCCGTCGTCAAGCACGGCCTCCCCGGAGCCGGAAATTCACCGACGCCCCGCAAGATGCTGGCGGTGCTACCGTTCGAAAATCTGGGGGCTCCCGATGATGAGTACTTCGCCGACGGAATGACCGAGGAAATCACGACGGACCTGGCGGCACTCTCCGGACTGGGCGTGATCTCGCGCACGAGTTCGATGCAGTACAAAAAGACAAAGAAGAGCCTGCGACAAATCGGCAAGGAGTTGGACGTCGACTACATACTGGAGGGGACGATTCGCTGGGAGCGGCAAGGCGCGGAAAGCCGTGTCCGGATCAATCCCTATTTGATCAGGGTGTCCGACGATCTGCACTTGTGGGCGGACAAGTACGATGCCGTGCTCACTGATGTTTTCTCGGTGCAATCGGCGATCGCGCACGAAGTCGCGACCGCGCTGGAGATCACGCTGCTGCAAGGCGAGCAAGAGGCGTTAGCGCGCAAGCGGGAGATCGACCCTTTGGCCTACGAGTACTATCTGAAGGGCAAGCAGTATTTCTCGATTGCGGGCTTTCAGCAGAAGGAGGCGCGGCTGGCGGAACGGATGCAGTGGCGGGCGATCGAACAAGCACCGGAGTTCGCGGAGGCTTACGCGGAATTGGGCTGCATTTACACGGAGCTGTACTGGAGCCAACCCAACCAGCCGCGGCAGCTTCTGGATAGCGCGCAGAGAATGATCGATAAGGCCGCGCAGCTGGCGCCGAATCTGCCCGAGACGCATCAGGCTCGAGGCTGGTACTATTATCACGGCCGGCATGACTTCGATCGCGCCCTGGAGGAATTCGAGCGGGTAATCGCATTGCAACCGAACAATGTGCTGGCAAAGGCGAGCATTGCCTGGGTACAGCGGCGACAGGGGAAATGGGAGGAGGCGACGGCGGGACTCGAATCGGTGGTGCGACTCGATCCGCTCGATGATTGGTATCAATATGAGCTCGGCATGACCTATCATTGCCGTCGTCGCTATCGCGAGGCCATCGCGCAATTCGAGAAAGTTCTCGATTTGCAGCCCAGCCATCGTTGGGCCTATGTCGTCGAGTCCTGGTCAACCCTCAATGAGACCGGTGATCTCAGCGCAGCGCGGGCGATACTTGAGCGGGGTCGAGCCGCCAACGGTCGGTGGCCGGAGCTAACCTGGCTGGAAGTCTACTACGACCTCTGCGAGCAGAAATACGATCAAGCGCTGAGCCTGCTGACAAAACGGGGCGACGTGTTGTCGCCGGAGAACCCTGACAGCTCGGATTACCATTTTCTGAAAGGGTTCACGTACGCTCTGATGGGACGGCTGCTTCCGGCCACAACTTCGCTCGACTCCGCGCGCCGGGAACTGGAGAGCAGGATGAAGGCTTCGGAGGCAACCCCATCGCAGTTATCATCGATAGCAATTGTCTACGCCCAGCTGGGGCTGGCGGAGCAGGCGCTGGCAGCGGCCAATCGCGCGGTCGAGCTTAGTCCGGTGGCGAGGGATGCCCTGAGCGGCCCGACTTCCCTGCGCGCCTCAGCCTTCGTCTATGCAACGCTTGGGATGAAGGAGCGGGCGATCGAGACGATCGATCGGCTGCTGTCAATCCCCGCCAATGTGTCGGTGAAGACGCTGCGGATATCGCCGGAGTTACGGGCCCTCCACGGCGATCCCGGTTTTGAGACCGTGATGAAGAAACATGCGGAGGATGATGTCTCCTGA